CAGTCTTTGCTGGACCGTAACATCCTGAATGAGAAAAAACACGACAATAAACAATTATTGTGTCTGATCTAATAATCACGTAAATATATATCAAATCACATATTAATAATAAGTAAAGAAAAATGGAGATAAAGAAATGACCACGGAATTGACACTAAGGGTCGCGGAATCCCACCATAGGGATGTAGGGCGTGACATAGCCCGAATGCAGCGTGACAAAATGGAACAGTTGGGCCTGGTGAGTGGTGATTATATTGAGATTGCAGGTAAAGATACCACTTATGCCATTGTTTGGCCTTCGTACCCTGAAGACAGAGGAAGAGGGCTTTTAAGGATCGATGGTAGTGTGCGTAATAATGCCAGGATCAGCCTGGACGACATTGTAATAATCAGAAAAGCAGAAGCAAAAGAAGCAAAACGGATTACTCTGGCCCCAACCCAGCATGTCAGACTGGTAGGTGGAGCTCAGTATATCCATAGATTGTTAGAAGGGCGACCCATTAAAAAAGGGCAGCAGATCAGGGTTGATACTGTCAGCAACCCCCTGAATTTTGTAGTAGTTACAACCCAACCCACAGGTCCGGTATTTGTGGGAAAGAACACACAGATCAATCTTAAGGATGAAGTGATCGACCAGAGTCTCATCAAGGCCGCACCCCAGACCACATATGAAGATATCGGAGGTTTGAGGCGGGAAATTGATCTGGTCAGAGAGATGATCGAACTGCCATTGAAGCATCCGGAGCTTTTCCAGAAAATAGGTATCGACCCACCAAAAGGTGTGCTGCTGCACGGTCCGCCAGGTACAGGAAAAACCCTTATTGCAAAGGCTGTGGCCAACGAGACCGATGCTAACTTCGTCTCGATCAGCGGTCCCGAAATCGTATCCAAATATTATGGTGAGAGTGAAAAACATCTAAGGGATATGTTCGATGAAGCTGAAAAGAACGCACCTACCATCATATTCATTGACGAGATCGACAGCATTGCACCAAAACGGGGCGAAGTCACTGGTGAAGTAGAGCGGCGCGTGGTGGCCCAGCTTCTCAGTCTGATGGACGGATTGAAGAGTAGAGGCGAAGTCATTGTAATTGCTGCTACAAATAGACCCAATGCCATTGATGAAGCACTGAGACGGGGAGGGCGGTTCGACCGTGAGATCGAAATAGGTATTCCCGACATGAACGGCAGACTGGAAATCCTGCAGGTTCATACCAGAGGTATGCCGCTGTCCGGGGAGTTAAAAGGTGATGGCGAAGATGATATGGGCAAACTGAAAATGATAGCTGAGCGTACCCACGGGTTCGTGGGCGCAGATCTGTCGTCCCTGTCTAAAGAAGCTGCCATGCATGCTGTCAGGAAAATATTACCCGAGATCAATATCGAAGAAGAGATCCCCACAGAAATATTAAACAAACTCCAGGTTACCACAGAAGATTTCGAGGAGGCATTGAAGAATATCGAACCCTCTGCTTTAAGGGAAGTATTCTTTGAAGTGCCCCAGGTGAAATGGGACGATATTGGTGGACTGGAAGCTATTAAAGAAGAATTGGTCGAAGCTGTGGAATGGCCGCTAAAGTATCCGGAAGCTTTTGAAGCCATTAATTCAAAACCCCCAAAAGGTTTGCTGCTGTTCGGACCCCCGGGTACAGGCAAAACCCTGCTGGCAAAAGCCATAGCCACTGAAAGTGATGCGAATTTTATTAGCATCAAGGGTCCTGAACTGATGAGCAAATATGTTGGAGAGAGTGAAAAGGCTGTGCGTGAAGTATTCAGAAAGGCAAGGCAGGCCAGCCCTGCTATTATCTTCTTTGATGAAGTGGACAGTATTGCACCACCCAGGGGAACCGGTTTCGACAACCATGTTACCGAGCGGGTGATAAGCCAGATACTCACTGAAATGGACGGTATGGAAGAGTTAAAGGACGTGCTGGTAATTGCAGCAACCAATAGGCCAGATCTGATCGAACCTGCTCTACTCAGACCTGGAAGACTTGACCGGATGGTCTATGTCACACCTCCGGATGCAGAGGCAAGAAAAGCCATATTCAAGATTCATCTTAAAAATAAACCGATTAATGAGAATGTGGACATGAATGAATTATCCAGGATGACAGACGGATATGTAGGTGCCGATATCGAGGCAATTTGCAGGGAAGCATCCATTTTGGCATTAAGGGATATGATAGAACCGGGTATGGACAGGGAAACTGTCAAAGAACAATCCAAATCCATTAATATCACTCTGGATCATTTTGACAGGGCAATGACCCGTGTCAAACCCACTTCATCTAAAAATAATATCCAGGATTATTCTAAGATCGCCCAGGAATTTGCCCAGTATGCCACCATCGGAAACAAAGATCTAAGTGAAGACAAGCTGAAGAGCTACACATAAAAAAATTCTAATAATTAACGAGGTAAGAGAAAAATGAGCTACGGAAAAAGAAAAAATCCTATGGACGAAATATTCGAAGAGATAAACGAAATCATACAGGGAATGCTCGATTCCAGAATTAAACCTGACAAAGAACCCCATGTGTGGGGATTTTCCATTACTCAGATAGGGGATCAACCACCTGAGATCCATGAATTCGGAAAAATGAACCTGAAAGACAGTAGATTCATAGAAGCTGATGTTCAGGGAGAATCTGGAACCAGAAAACCGTTAATAGATATCATGGAAGCAGAGGATACATTGCACGTGGTAGTTGAAATGCCAGGTGTTGTAAAGGAAAATATCATTCTTGATAGTAATGGTACAACCCTGGATATCAAAGCATCCAGCGAAAACAGGAAGTATTCTGAACATGTGGAACTGCCAGCCATGGTACTGCCTGATTCTGCAAAGGCTAGTTACAATAACGGAGTACTGGAAGTGGTTTTCCAGTACGATGGATTAAATAAGAAATCAATTAAGCTGGATTAATAAAAGAAACGTGTGCCGATAATAAATCGGCGCAATTTTTTTAAAAAAATTACTTCAATTATTATTAAATTATTATTTTGAGAATATATATTGTTGAGCAGGAAGGGGAGTTGGGGTTAGTGTTTAAAAAAACAATATTTCCTGCCCAACAATCTCATAATTGAGCTAATCCTATAAATGAGTTTTGTTAGTGCACTTGTTTTAATGTTCACACAGTTAAGGTGGGGGAAATTTATTCATTCTCATAAACTAATTAATTAATAAATAAAATGGTTGGAGTTCTTATAAATGTCAAAAATTGAAGTATTACTAGGTGAAAAGAGAGTTTTTTATCCACCTGAAAAGCTGGTCCAAGCGAGTAATGTGAAACAATGGATGGATGCCCATAATATCCCTGATATAGAAACCCTCCATAAACGCAGCCAGGATATTCAATGGTTCTGGGGTGAAGTAGAAAAGGACCTGGTTGAATGGTACACACCATATGATAAAGTACTGGATGACTCCAATAAACCTTTTTTTAGCTGGTTCACCAATGCCAAATATAATATTGTTCATGATGCACTTGACCGCCATATTGGTACTCCCACTGAAGATAAAATTGCCTATATCTTCGAATCAGAACAGGGCATTGTTAGTAAACTGACATACCTCGATATGTACCATGAAGTTAACCGCCTGGCTAATGCATTAAAAAGTCTTGGTGTTAGTAAAGGGGACCGGGTGGCGTTATTTATGCCAATGATACCAGCCCTTCCAATTGCCATGCTGGCCTGTGCAAAGATAGGTGCTATACATCTGGCTGTATTCTCAGGTTTTAGTGCCCATTCTCTGCAGGAAAGGATCAATGATTCAGGTGCCAAGATACTGATCACAGCTGACGGCTTCTGGCGTAAAGGTAAACAGATCGATCTGAAAGCTCTGGCAAAGGAAGCAGTCAACAAAACAGATATCAAGAACACTATAGTGTATCAATGGGCAAATAATGATTTCCCCATGGGTGAATCCGATCTCTTGTGGCATGAATTGATTAAAGATCAGCCTGATGTTTGTGAGACAGAAGTGATGGATTCGAATGACACTTTATTTATCCTTTACACCTCAGGCACCACTGGCAAGCCAAAAGGTGTGGTACATGTCCACGGGGGTTATGCTGTGGGTATTGCCATGACGTTAAAATGGGTCTTTGACATTAAACCAAATGATATCTGGTGGTGTGCCGCCGACATCGGCTGGATCACGGGCCATAGTTATATCGTATATGCACCGCTGATGTTAGGTGTTACCTCAGTACTGTATGAAGGTGCACCAGCCTATCCTAAACCAAACAGGATATGGGAGATGATCGCCAGGCATAATGTTACAGTGTTCTATACCTCTCCAACTTCTATCAGGATGCATATGCGCTTGGGTGATGAATGGACTAAAAGGGATGACCTAAGCAGCCTGCGGCTTTTAGGCAGTGTAGGTGAGCCCATTAATCCTGAAGCCTGGATGTGGTATTACACTACCATAGGTAAATCACGATGTCCGATCATGGACACCTGGTGGCAGACTGAAACGGGAAATTTCGTATTAACACCGCTGCCTCTCTCACCTTTGAAACCCGGCTCTGTAGTAGGACCTCTTCCAGGTTATGGCGCAAAGGTCAATGATGCACAAGGCCATCCTGTAGAGGAAGAAGGGGGGAACCTTGTATTAACGAACCCCTGGCCATCCATGCTGCATACCTTATACAATGAACCTGAAAGGTATGTTGAACATTACTGGAACGAAGCCGGAGAATTCTTATCAGGAGATATCGCCAGGGTGGACAGTGACGGATATTTCTGGGTACAGGGCAGAGGTGATGATGTATTGAACGTTTCCGGTCACAGGATAGGCAACTCTGAAGTGGAATCCGCACTGGTCAGCCATCCCAAGGTCAGCGAAGCCGCTGTGGTCGGGGCGCCTGATGATATCAAGGGCGAGAGTATCACCGCGTTTGTATTGCTTAAGATGGGAGTCAAAACCGAGGACAGTCTGATTAATGAGTTGAGAAATCATGTGGCTGAAGAGATCGGTAAGCTTGCCAGGCCGGATAAGATCTATTTTGTCGATGACCTTCCAAAAACTCGCAGCGGCAAGATCATGCGCAGGGTAATCCGCTCATTACTTCTGGCAAAAGCAGTCGGAGATATTTCCACACTTGCCAATCCTGAGGCTATTAAGGAAATTGAGGAAGCAATAGTGAAATAAATCTAATCTGGTACGAATTTTGTACCATAATAGATCATGCCTTTCTCGTTTTCTTCACCCAGTTTCCTAAATACTGAGTGCACCCTCATACCGATCCTCATCTCATCAGGTTTGCATATGACCTGGCCGGTAAGACTGGCACCTTCATTCAGTTTGATGATAGCCAGATTATAAGGTGTCTGCATTTCAAATCCCTTGGCTGCTGCATGGATCACAGTATAAGTGACCACTTCGCCTTTTCCTGCGAATTTGTGACTTTCGATATTTCCATCCCTACGACAATTGGGACACATCTGTCTCGGCGGGAAATAATATTCATTGCAGGTCGTACAATGAGTACCTATAAGATTATACCTGTGCGGGATCTTTCTCCAAAATCTGGATACTGTCATCTAATATCACCTATCCCTCGAAAATATATGTACAGCAGCAGTACCGCCCGACCCTCCAACATTATGGGTCATACAAATATTGGCACCGTCCACCTGACGCTTGCCTGCGGTCCCTCGT
The genomic region above belongs to Methanosarcinales archaeon and contains:
- a CDS encoding CDC48 family AAA ATPase — its product is MTTELTLRVAESHHRDVGRDIARMQRDKMEQLGLVSGDYIEIAGKDTTYAIVWPSYPEDRGRGLLRIDGSVRNNARISLDDIVIIRKAEAKEAKRITLAPTQHVRLVGGAQYIHRLLEGRPIKKGQQIRVDTVSNPLNFVVVTTQPTGPVFVGKNTQINLKDEVIDQSLIKAAPQTTYEDIGGLRREIDLVREMIELPLKHPELFQKIGIDPPKGVLLHGPPGTGKTLIAKAVANETDANFVSISGPEIVSKYYGESEKHLRDMFDEAEKNAPTIIFIDEIDSIAPKRGEVTGEVERRVVAQLLSLMDGLKSRGEVIVIAATNRPNAIDEALRRGGRFDREIEIGIPDMNGRLEILQVHTRGMPLSGELKGDGEDDMGKLKMIAERTHGFVGADLSSLSKEAAMHAVRKILPEINIEEEIPTEILNKLQVTTEDFEEALKNIEPSALREVFFEVPQVKWDDIGGLEAIKEELVEAVEWPLKYPEAFEAINSKPPKGLLLFGPPGTGKTLLAKAIATESDANFISIKGPELMSKYVGESEKAVREVFRKARQASPAIIFFDEVDSIAPPRGTGFDNHVTERVISQILTEMDGMEELKDVLVIAATNRPDLIEPALLRPGRLDRMVYVTPPDAEARKAIFKIHLKNKPINENVDMNELSRMTDGYVGADIEAICREASILALRDMIEPGMDRETVKEQSKSINITLDHFDRAMTRVKPTSSKNNIQDYSKIAQEFAQYATIGNKDLSEDKLKSYT
- a CDS encoding Hsp20/alpha crystallin family protein — protein: MSYGKRKNPMDEIFEEINEIIQGMLDSRIKPDKEPHVWGFSITQIGDQPPEIHEFGKMNLKDSRFIEADVQGESGTRKPLIDIMEAEDTLHVVVEMPGVVKENIILDSNGTTLDIKASSENRKYSEHVELPAMVLPDSAKASYNNGVLEVVFQYDGLNKKSIKLD
- the acs gene encoding acetate--CoA ligase produces the protein MSKIEVLLGEKRVFYPPEKLVQASNVKQWMDAHNIPDIETLHKRSQDIQWFWGEVEKDLVEWYTPYDKVLDDSNKPFFSWFTNAKYNIVHDALDRHIGTPTEDKIAYIFESEQGIVSKLTYLDMYHEVNRLANALKSLGVSKGDRVALFMPMIPALPIAMLACAKIGAIHLAVFSGFSAHSLQERINDSGAKILITADGFWRKGKQIDLKALAKEAVNKTDIKNTIVYQWANNDFPMGESDLLWHELIKDQPDVCETEVMDSNDTLFILYTSGTTGKPKGVVHVHGGYAVGIAMTLKWVFDIKPNDIWWCAADIGWITGHSYIVYAPLMLGVTSVLYEGAPAYPKPNRIWEMIARHNVTVFYTSPTSIRMHMRLGDEWTKRDDLSSLRLLGSVGEPINPEAWMWYYTTIGKSRCPIMDTWWQTETGNFVLTPLPLSPLKPGSVVGPLPGYGAKVNDAQGHPVEEEGGNLVLTNPWPSMLHTLYNEPERYVEHYWNEAGEFLSGDIARVDSDGYFWVQGRGDDVLNVSGHRIGNSEVESALVSHPKVSEAAVVGAPDDIKGESITAFVLLKMGVKTEDSLINELRNHVAEEIGKLARPDKIYFVDDLPKTRSGKIMRRVIRSLLLAKAVGDISTLANPEAIKEIEEAIVK
- a CDS encoding Zn-ribbon domain-containing OB-fold protein, translated to MTVSRFWRKIPHRYNLIGTHCTTCNEYYFPPRQMCPNCRRDGNIESHKFAGKGEVVTYTVIHAAAKGFEMQTPYNLAIIKLNEGASLTGQVICKPDEMRIGMRVHSVFRKLGEENEKGMIYYGTKFVPD